The genomic window GCATCCAATGTTTATATTGTAACGGTTCCCACCCCAATCGATAAATACAATGCTCCGGATCTTAATCCTTTACTTTCTGCTTCAAAAATGCTGGGAGGAATTATCAAAAAGGGAGATATTGTTATTTACGAATCTACGGTTTTCCCTGGCTGTACAGAAGAAGAATGTGTGCCTGTTCTTGAAAAATTTTCAGGTTTAAAATATAACGAAGATTTCTTTGTCGGCTATTCACCGGAGAGAATTAATCCAGGAGATAAGGTAAATACACTTACGAGCGTTAAAAAAGTAACGTCTGGTTCCACAGAAGAGATTGCGGAAGAAGTGGATAATCTTTACAAAAAAATCATTACTGCAGGAACACATAAAGCATCAAGCCTTAAAGTAGCAGAAGCATCAAAAGCGATTGAAAATGCACAGCGTGACGTCAATATTTCTTTTGTAAACGAATTGGCATTAATTTTCGACAGAATAGGGATTGACACCAATGACGTTTTGGAAGCAGCCGGAACAAAATACAATTTCCTGAAATATAAACCGGGATTGGTAGGAGGTCACTGTATTTCTGTTGACCCTTATTATCTTGCTCACAAGGCAGAGCAATTAGGTTATCATCCGGACGTTATCTTATCAGGTCGTCGTGTGAATGATTCGATTGCAAAATTTATTGCTTCTAAAGTTGTAAAGCTTCTTATTACAA from Chryseobacterium wanjuense includes these protein-coding regions:
- a CDS encoding nucleotide sugar dehydrogenase encodes the protein MMKTYKIAVIGQGYVGLPLSLEFAGHYPVLGFDINAQRVDQLNEGHDITLEADIEKLNNGLKKYNETNGSFGYKATSVLSDIAASNVYIVTVPTPIDKYNAPDLNPLLSASKMLGGIIKKGDIVIYESTVFPGCTEEECVPVLEKFSGLKYNEDFFVGYSPERINPGDKVNTLTSVKKVTSGSTEEIAEEVDNLYKKIITAGTHKASSLKVAEASKAIENAQRDVNISFVNELALIFDRIGIDTNDVLEAAGTKYNFLKYKPGLVGGHCISVDPYYLAHKAEQLGYHPDVILSGRRVNDSIAKFIASKVVKLLITKGGIIKDSQALILGVTFKENCPDVRNTKVVDIYAELKDYGVNVDIYDPWASKEEVKHEYGIDILDTLIDGKKYDSVIIAVSHNEFLEMDLELLKKDNAVVFDTKACLDRNLVDARL